Proteins from a single region of Trichoderma asperellum chromosome 3, complete sequence:
- a CDS encoding uncharacterized protein (EggNog:ENOG41~TransMembrane:1 (o14-36i)): MSQPSDQSMSTRPLTYIIIPLLALFAVFSMLVFFYIRRRGTREPTLDPSLWNRGRWVRRDGALVWLRRDGTYLPRHSRRNPWGGFDSREGLNELGEAPPPYLVRKLSAEGEDVAAGTPTELRDMEEGRRPPEYIAEPPPAVTIDSRRTEA; the protein is encoded by the coding sequence ATGTCTCAGCCTTCAGATCAGTCTATGTCGACGCGACCGTTGACATATATAATCATCcctctcctcgccctctttGCCGTATTTTCGATGTTGGTATTCTTCTACATACGCCGTCGTGGTACTCGGGAACCCACCCTCGATCCTTCGCTTTGGAATCGAGGCCGCTGGGTGAGACGAGACGGAGCCTTGGTCTGGCTGAGACGAGATGGAACCTACCTACCGCGGCATTCCAGACGTAATCCTTGGGGAGGATTCGACTCTCGCGAAGGGCTTAATGAGCTGGGGGAAGCACCGCCTCCGTATTTGGTCAGGAAACTGTCggctgaaggagaagatgtcGCGGCTGGAACACCGACGGAGCTGAGGGATAtggaggaggggagaaggCCGCCGGAGTATATCGCTGAGCCACCGCCGGCTGTCACGATAGATTCGAGGAGGACAGAAGCATAG
- the TFB5 gene encoding TFIIH complex subunit tfb5 yields the protein MPRAIRGVLIECDPSIKSIIVNIDSVNHDFIIEDLDEERVVVKENMVQLLKQKLEDRLKENLPPVDESGSE from the exons ATGCCCCGCGCAATCAGAG GCGTACTGATCGAATGCGATCCTTCCATCAAATCCATCATAGTCAACATCGATAGCGTCAATCACGACTTCATCATCGAGGATCTAGACGAGGAGCGTGTCGTGGTGAAGGAAAACATGGTTCAATTGCTCAAACAGAAACTCGAGGAC CGCCTGAAGGAGAATCTTCCTCCTGTCGACGAGTCTGGTTCCGAATAA
- a CDS encoding uncharacterized protein (SECRETED:SignalP(1-18)~EggNog:ENOG41~CAZy:GH72~TransMembrane:1 (n5-13c18/19o438-456i)) has translation MKGYAFLSAIAGLSAVMATPTPSKNSPPSKRASLPVVSASGNAFWADGKRFYLRGIDYQPGGSSGTSDPLADSKTCERDIKNFKDLGVNVIRVYAVDNSKNHDDCMNALADAGIYLVLDVNNPGYSINRSKPGPSYNTMYLQSVFATVEMFAKYDNTLAFFSGNEVINDEPGTDACAPYIKAVTRDMKNYMNSRGLRKVPVGYSAADVSSNRLQTAMYMNCGSDDERSDFFAFNDYSWCNSDFKTSGWDQKVKTFTDYGIPIFLSEWGCIKNRPRKFEELSALMSSQMSAVYSGGIMYEYSKEDNDYGIVTIDGDSVSKSDEYDLFKKALAANPTPTGSGGAASSSKAAQCPPKASGWNVDPSLVPEMPSQANKYMKKGAGSGPGLGGDGSQNAADSGTATASATAGTASPTSSGGAASETESDSAAASLLLGPMDKAPFIVSGLAMVFTLFGTLLL, from the exons ATGAAGGGATACGCTTTTCTCTCGGCCATTGCCGGCCTCAGCGCCGTCATGGCCACTCCCACGCCATCCAAGAACAGCCCTCCGTCCAAGCGAGCCTCGCTGCCCGTCGTTTCGGCTTCTGGAAATG CTTTCTGGGCCGATGGCAAGCGCTTCTATCTTCGCGGCATCGACTACCAGCCTGGTGGTTCTTCGGGCACCTCGGATCCCTTGGCTGATTCCAAAACCTGTGAGCGAGACATCAAGAACTTCAAGGACCTTGGCGTCAATGTTATTCGTGTCTATGCTGTCGACAACTCCAAGAACCATGACGACTGCATGAACGCTCTCGCCGACGCTGGCATCTACCTGGTCCTTGACGTCAACAACCCGGGCTACTCCATCAACCGCTCTAAGCCCGGACCTTCCTACAACACCATGTACCTTCAGAGCGTTTTTGCCACCGTTGAGATGTTTGCCAAGTATGACAACACactggccttcttctccggtAACGAAGTCATCAACGACGAGCCCGGAACTGATGCATGCGCCCCCTACATCAAGGCTGTCACTCGTGACATGAAGAACTACATGAACTCTCGTGGACTGCGCAAGGTTCCAGTTGGATACTCTGCCGCTGATGTTTCTTCAAACCGCTTGCAGACAGCAATGTACATGAACTGCGGTAGCGACGATGAGCGATCCGacttcttcgccttcaacGACTACTCGTGGTGCAACAGCGACTTCAAGACCTCTGGCTGGGACCAAAAGGTTAAGACCTTTACCGACTACGGAATTCCTATCTT CTTGTCCGAGTGGGGCTGCATCAAGAACCGCCCTCGCAAGTTCGAAGAGCTGTCTGCCCTCATGAGCTCACAAATGAGCGCCGTCTACTCTGGTGGTATCATGTATGAATACTCCAAGGAGGACAATGACTACGGAATTGTTACTATTGATGGCGACTCTGTTTCCAAGTCGGATGAGTACGATCTCTTCAAGAAGGCCCTGGCTGCTAACCCTACTCCTACTGGTTCCGGTGGCGCTGCCAGCTCTAGCAAGGCTGCTCAGTGCCCGCCCAAGGCCTCTGGATGGAACGTTGACCCCAGCTTGGTCCCCGAAATGCCTTCTCAGGCCAACAAGTACATGAAGAAGGGTGCCGGCAGTGGCCCTGGCCTTGGTGGCGATGGATCTCAGAATGCTGCCGATAGCGGTACTGCCACAGCTAGTGCTACAGCAGGCACGGCATCCCCAACAAGCTCAGGTGGCGCTGCGTCTGAAACCGAATCTGacagtgctgctgcttctctcttgctcgGCCCCATGGACAAGGCGCCATTCATCGTGTCTGGTTTGGCCATGGTGTTTACCCTGTTCGGAACTCTTCTCCTGTAA
- a CDS encoding uncharacterized protein (BUSCO:EOG092D0OYE) → MAGIERLEVHSRSYIVRWVKVEEGNTLSWSVQPHKKSINFGIVKHPGSGATGLSSTTGDDLQPNAPHTQGVDEGKASRFAKKDVTAQELLSSKGFISIKWFGKCEADKVSMGAYDVPLGQTGMYGLVFDNTFSKQTSKTATFVVLTYPTGAAPQSANHLPNLQMPNASQTSLGVHTSPPQEADPSASVDSFHSHPSKGHARNMSESTAPANYHVGTLSKRRRKKGQGYARRYFSLDYSTCTLSYYYNRNSSALRGAIPLSLAAIAADERRREISIDSGAEVWHLKAPNDKEFQEWARALEKASKLARGLESLPQQPKLGLQVDHRTLQDNKNSTGNHVGRDEEVEWQQVETLVSRVVGTRDALRRLTKEVAALPRPTSSSSHHLQSQSGSAIEDNGDGAERKSFWKRKSSSSVSSPPGLHPHFSPGEDHDDSNKRRSKGATQEEKSLQDHCAALLADLDSVVSEFTILINNSKRRRLPVPKSADAASRLSLDTTSTGDEFFDAEDAAGASVVKIDASDDETHESEAEGDDASSHDGSSISSVEEEEVRNGGANALFPAKPKSLSPLPLDVVVSRRTGIPPAMVLPPSLIAFVRKNVGKDLSTISMPVSANEPISLLQKIAEQLEYAQLLDQAVKRGSVTERLLYVTAFAVSQFSSGRAKERAIRKPFNPLLGETFELVRSSKEIPGGFRLLVEKVQHRPVKLAMQAESASWSLSQSAAPGQKFWGKSAEITTDGRVRVVLRLPDGSDELYSWNIATMFLRNVVMGEKYVEPVGTMNVVNDSTGHKAAVEFRSKGMFGGRAEDVNVETFDPKGSNTGSGLTGTWTGGLKTAGPGKSGGEEIWRVGSMVDNPTQTYGMTAFAASLNEITEIEKGKLPPTDCRLRPDQRLAEQGNLDEAELWKVKLEEAQRARRRVTEERGEVHKPRWFVKADESPEGEEVWRIKTGKESYWEERARGAWTGVEEIFSAPGE, encoded by the exons ATGGCTGGCATCGAGAGACTAGAGGTCCACAGCAGG TCCTACATCGTGCGATGGGTCAAAGTCGAGGAGGGGAACACTCTCTCCTGGAGCGTACAACCACACAAAAAGTCAAT AAACTTCGGTATCGTCAAGCACCCTGGCAGCGGCGCCACAGGCCTCTCTTCCACGACCGGCGACGACCTTCAGCCCAATGCACCCCACACGCAAGGGGTTGATGAGGGCAAAGCGAGCCGATTTGCTAAGAAAGACGTCACAGCCCAAGAGCTTCTCTCCAGCAAGGGCTTTATATCAATAAAATGGTTTGGGAAGTGCGAGGCGGACAAGGTATCCATGGGGGCCTACGATGTTCCCCTGGGGCAGACGGGCATGTATGGCTTGGTCTTTGACAACACATTCTCCAAGCAGACGTCCAAGACAGCGACTTTTGTTGTCCTGACGTATCCCACCGGCGCCGCCCCCCAGAGTGCCAACCACCTCCCAAACCTCCAGATGCCGAATGCTAGCCAGACCAGCCTGGGGGTACATACCAGCCCGCCTCAAGAGGCCGAcccttctgcttctgtgGATAGCTTCCATAGCCACCCAAGCAAGGGCCATGCCCGCAACATGTCCGAATCAACTGCCCCAGCCAACTATCATGTTGGAACGCTCTCAAAGCGCCGAAGAAAGAAGGGACAAGGATATGCCCGCCGCTATTTTTCTCTCGATTACTCTACCTGCACTTTGTCATATTACTACAACCGCAACTCCTCTGCCCTTCGTGGTGCTATCCCTCTTAGCttggctgccattgctgctgatgaGAGGCGAAGGGAAATCAGCATAGACTCGGGCGCAGAAGTATGGCACCTCAAGGCACCCAACGATAAAGAATTCCAAGAATGGGCCCGAGCCCTCGAGAAAGCAAGTAAACTGGCCAGAGGACTCGAAAGCTTGCCACAGCAGCCAAAACTTGGCCTACAGGTTGATCATCGCACTCTACAGGATAACAAAAATTCTACCGGCAACCATGTAGGCCGTGATGAGGAGGTGGAATGGCAGCAGGTCGAGACCCTAGTTAGCCGCGTGGTTGGGACTCGTGACGCACTGCGCCGTTTGACCAAGGAGGTTGCGGCTCTGCCAAGACCGACTTCGTCATCGTCCCATCATCTCCAGAGCCAATCGGGGAGCGCTATCGAAGATAACGGCGACGGAGCAGAGCGGAAGTCATTCTGGAAACGCAAATCTAGCTCTTCCGTATCGAGTCCTCCGGGATTACACCCTCACTTTTCGCCTGGCGAAGATCATGATGATTCGAATAAACGCAGATCTAAGGGAGCGacacaagaagaaaagtctTTGCAGGATCACTGTGCGGCCCTGCTAGCCGATTTGGACTCTGTTGTCAGCGAGTTTACCATTCTTATCAACAACAGCAAACGACGTCGACTGCCGGTGCCCAAATCAGCTGATGCTGCCTCCCGCCTGAGCTTGGATACGACCTCTACTGGAGATGAGTTCTTTGACGCGGAAGATGCCGCCGGCGCAAGCGTCGTCAAGATTGATGCTAGCGACGATGAGACGCACGAGTCTGAAGCTGAAGGTGACGATGCCTCATCTCACGATGGCTCGTCCATCTCGTctgtggaagaagaggaagtgcGAAATGGGGGCGCCAATGCGCTGTTcccagccaagccaaagaGTCTTAGTCCTCTGCCTCTTGATGTCGTTGTTTCCCGCAGAACTGGCATACCGCCTGCCATGGTTTTGCCGCCTAGTCTGATTGCATTCGTCCGAAAGAATGTCGGCAAAGATCTTAGCACCATTAGCATGCCAGTTTCCGCAAACGAGCCGATTTCTTTGCTACAGAAGATTGCCGAGCAGTTGGAATACGCGCAGCTTTTGGACCAAGCCGTTAAGCGTGGATCGGTAACCGAGCGACTGCTGTATGTTACCGCCTTTGCTGTCTCACAGTTTAGCAGTGGCCGTGCCAAGGAGCGAGCTATCCGCAAACCGTTTAATCCTCTGCTAGGCGAGACGTTTGAGCTGGTTCGCTCGAGCAAGGAGATACCCGGAGGATTCCGGTTGCTCGTGGAGAAGGTTCAGCATCGACCTGTCAAATTGGCCATGCAGGCCGAGTCAGCCAGTTGGTCGCTTTCTCAATCTGCCGCTCCGGGTCAGAAGTTTTGGGGTAAAAGTGCCGAGATTACGACTGATGGACGTGTCAGAGTGGTGCTCCGTCTACCAGACGGATCTGACGAGCTGTACTCGTGGAACATTGCTACCATGTTTTTGCGAAACGTTGTAATGGGGGAGAAGTATGTGGAGCCCGTCGGGACGATGAATGTAGTAAATGACTCAACAGGCCACAAAGCAGCTGTTGAGTTTAGAAGCAAGGGCATGTTTGGCGGAAGGGCCGAAGATGTCAATGTGGAGACATTTGATCCCAAGGGCAGCAACACGGGCAGCGGCTTGACTGGTACCTGGACAGGAGGACTCAAGACGGCCGGTCCTGGAAAATCTGGCGGTGAAGAGATTTGGCGCGTCGGCAGCATGGTTGACAACCCTACACAGACCTACGGTATGACGGCATTCGCAGCCTCGCTGAACGAAATCACGGAGATTGAGAAGGGCAAACTACCACCAACCGACTGCAGATTGCGTCCTGATCAGCGTCTCGCCGAGCAGGGTAACCTAGACGAAGCCGAGCTTTGGAAGGTGAAGCTCGAGGAAGCACAGCGAGCCCGTCGCCGTGTCACGGAGGAGCGAGGTGAAGTGCACAAGCCCAGGTGGTTCGTCAAGGCGGACGAGTCCCCGGAAGGAGAGGAAGTATGGAGGATTAAGACTGGCAAGGAGAGTTACTGGGAGGAGCGTGCCCGCGGCGCCTGGACTGGCGTTGAAGAGATATTCAGCGCGCCTGGGGAGTAG
- a CDS encoding uncharacterized protein (EggNog:ENOG41), whose amino-acid sequence MSLPPATSLTLPRTSRASTTALRGSQGPSGIPEVPSSGLPSPPSSPPLAALTSSNELALLPKQKKRDIPGRRLERRGGAALMIREECERFFCETMKTVFLGERNLSIHGSGLTGAYLQSPPPDNHLADPFNQGPDDVPAGPRIEAWMEVWDYAGGSSFRAFVADDGKEKSLFIFFDTEGVLGRDLKKALMALIELADGPLACSQIVTCLDRRMPADNARDLIKSLQWVGFDMATLDHWAHDLDVTSSQWIFMGMEL is encoded by the exons ATGTCCTTGCCTCCTGCTACGTCGTTGACTCTTCCGCGAACCTCAAGGGCCTCCACTACTGCACTACGGGGGTCACAG GGGCCGAGTGGTATTCCTGAGGTTCCTTCCTCAGGTCtgccctctcctccttcaaGTCCCCCCCTCGCCGCATTAACCTCGTCCAACGAGCTCGCCCTTCTTcctaagcagaagaagcgcgACATTCCAGGCCGCCGCCTGGAGCGACGAGGGGGGGCAGCACTCATGATCAGGGAAGAATGTGAGAGATTCTTCTGTGAGACCATGAAGACCGTGTTCCTTGGTGAGAGGAACCTGTCTATCCATGGCTCCGGCTTGACAGGTGCTTATTTGCAATCGCCGCCACCAGACAACCACCTCGCGGATCCATTCAACCAGGGCCCGGACGACGTTCCGGCTGGCCCGAGGATCGAGGCCTGGATGGAAGTCTGGGACTACGCTGGCGGATCGAGCTTCCGCGCCTTTGTGGCAGACGATGGAAAGGAGAAATcacttttcatcttcttcgacaCCGAAGGCGTGCTAGGAAGAGACTTGAAAAAGGC TCTTATGGCGCTCATCGAACTTGCTGATGGTCCTCTGGCTTGTAGCCAGATCGTCACATGTCTTGACCGCCGCATGCCTGCGGACAATGCTCGCGACTTAATCAAGAGCCTTCAATGGGTTGGCTTCGACATGGCCACGCTGGATCACTGGGCTCACGACCTGGACGTGACGAGCAGCCAGTGGATCTTTATGGGTATGGAGCTCTAG
- a CDS encoding uncharacterized protein (MEROPS:MER0065588), which translates to MPTVHLLDYVAGNIRSLVNAIEKLGYEVDWVRSPEDVPRAEKLILPGVGHFGHCMTQLGQAGYLPAIKKHIEAGKPFMGICVGLQALFEGSVEDPDVPGLGLIPSTLTQFDDSDKSVPHIGWNNANTGGKVMYDLSPDSKYYYVHTYKSPYNKAEFEAQGWTVATGTYGNETFVGAIAKGNIYATQFHPEKSGVAGLRTIRAFLTGSGAQNLGADMPSGTASTEFKDGLTRRLIACLDVRTNDQGDLVVTKGDQYDVREKGADRNVRNLGKPVEMAKKYYESGADEVTFLNITSFRDCPLADLPMLEVLRQTSKTVFVPLTIGGGIRDTVDTDGTKVSALDIATMYFKSGADKVSIGSDAVLAAEEYYSLGKKLFGNTAIEQISRAYGRQAVVVSVDPKRVYVPKLDATRHAIVNTKFPGPKGEAFCWYACTIKGGRETRDMDVVELTQAVEAMGAGEILLNCIDKDGTNSGFDLELIEQVKMAVKIPVIASSGAGNPGHFEEVFEKTTTDAALGAGMFHRGEYTVKQVKDFLQEKGLLVRQFDGDL; encoded by the exons ATGCCCACGGTTCACCTCCTGGATTACGTGGCCGGCAATATCCGCAGTCTGGTTAATGCCATTGAGAAGCTGGGCTACGAGGTTGACTGGGTCAGATCTCCCGAAGATGTGCCCAGGGCAGAG AAACTCATTCTGCCTGGCGTCGGCCACTTCGGCCACTGTATGAcccagcttggccaggcaGGCTATTTGCCTGCCATTAAAAAGCACATTGAAGCCGGCAAACCATTTATGGGCATCTGCGTTGGCCTCCAGGCCCTCTTTGAAGGTTCAGTAGAGGATCCTGACGTTCCCGGACTCGGCCTGATTCCTTCTACACTCACACAGTTTGATGACTCCGACAAATCAGTACCACACATTGGATGGAACAACGCCAACACTGGAGGCAAGGTCATGTACGACTTGAGCCCAGACTCAAAATACTACTATGTCCACACTTACAAGTCCCCTTACAACAAGGCCGAGTTCGAAGCCCAAGGCTGGACAGTTGCGACGGGAACCTACGGAAATGAGACTTTCGTCGGCGCCATTGCAAAAGGCAACATCTATGCCACCCAATTCCACCCAGAGAAGTCAGGCGTTGCCGGTCTCCGAACAATTCGGGCCTTTTTGACCGGCTCCGGAGCGCAAAACCTCGGAGCCGATATGCCATCCGGCACGGCGTCAACCGAGTTCAAGGACGGCCTCACTCGCCGACTCATTGCCTGTCTTGACGTCCGAACCAATGACCAGGGCGATCTTGTCGTCACAAAAGGTGACCAGTACGATGTCCGTGAAAAGGGCGCTGACCGCAATGTCCGGAACCTGGGCAAGCCCGTtgagatggccaagaagtACTACGAATCCGGCGCCGATGAAGTCACCTTCCTCAACATCACTTCCTTCCGCGACTGCCCTCTCGCCGACCTCCCTATGCTGGAGGTTCTCCGACAGACTTCAAAGACTGTCTTCGTGCCGCTTACTATCGGTGGTGGTATCCGCGACACCGTGGACACCGATGGCACCAAGGTCTCAGCCCTGGATATTGCCACCATGTACTTCAAGTCTGGCGCCGACAAGGTCTCTATCGGATCCGATGCCGTGCTAGCTGCTGAGGAATACTACTCCCTTGGTAAGAAGCTCTTCGGCAACACCGCCATTGAGCAAATCTCTCGCGCCTACGGCAGACaagccgtcgtcgtcagCGTAGACCCCAAGCGCGTTTATGTCCCTAAGCTCGATGCCACTCGCCACGCCATCGTCAACACCAAGTTCCCCGGCCCCAAGGGCGAGGCCTTCTGCTGGTACGCCTGTACCATCAAGGGCGGTCGTGAAACTCGTGACATGGACGTCGTGGAGCTCACACAGGCCGTCGAGGCCATGGGAGCCGGCGAGATTCTGCTCAACTGCATCGACAAGGACGGCACCAACAGCGGTTTCGACCTTGAGCTCATCGAGCAGGTGAAGATGGCCGTCAAGATTCCCGTCATTGCGTCCAGTGGTGCTGGTAACCCAGGACACTTTGAGGAAGTGTTTGAAAAGACTACAACGGATGCCGCTCTTGGCGCGGGCATGTTCCACAGAGGAGAGTACACTGTAAAACAGGTCAAGGATTTCCTACAAGAGAAGGGTTTACTGGTACGACAATTCGATGGAGACCTATGA
- a CDS encoding uncharacterized protein (EggNog:ENOG41), translating to MAAAASSSTSEPLATKSTVSPWLDEEPGALHVDKVLEQVSQDDQDEWEYEYSTTETEVYYLTLDLSYPEFKERPAKAHHHSRGGYYKNWSDQYADNNNADVKNDKHVVGPHEPGRNEDNNDEEDGQGNSGAAEPEEEVPEEEDAPGEEEENEEDANIDPRLRAISNPTKTTKPVKKDKGKGKEKEKEKEREDSAMKETTEPAIDKDSSEPLEEIQILELHSRNPIISYRGRVFEGQWAEVIGTEAILADREAKDAAQLPALRHLPGGVDILGASSSRILTTEKTLKPKVAQEDSLKAIREEWNIRIPPGKDRTGERAQQLRFLENLIALKKKRGDEDEVTVYAMDGAGKDFDDRKGPDFKPRRKKPSLGVEQSNGASQSDRGERRYTRRSQGRRGGRRRRASAVRGIAAAAADRGVFPTPDSTTLSTPTPSHWDELLGIQGDEDDNNNDSLSDIDEDSDESARMRTGFDGEDEDDDEVEDEDEDDDEDDGDVIMLG from the exons ATGGCAGCCGCAGCGTCAAGCTCGACCTCAGAACCATTGGCAACAAAATCAACAGTGTCTCCATGGCTAGACGAGGAGCCTGGAGCTTTGCATGTCGATAAAGTCTTGGAACAGGTATCGCAGGATGATCAGGACGAGTGGGAATACGAATACTCCACGACTGAGACAGAA GTCTACTATTTAACGCTTGATCTATCATACCCAGAGTTCAAAGAACGCCCAGCAAAGGCCCATCATCATAGCCGTGGAGGGTATTACAAAAATTGGTCAGATCAGTACGCCGATAACAATAACGCAGACGTGAAGAACGACAAACATGTTGTTGGTCCACACGAACCAGGTCGTAACGAGGATAAcaacgacgaagaagatggccaggGCAATTCAGGAGCTGCTgaaccagaagaagaggttccagaagaagaagatgcaccaggggaagaagaggaaaatgaagaggaCGCGAATATCGACCCTCGTCTAAGAGCGATTAGCAACCCTACGAAAACTACGAAACCAGTGAAGAAGGacaaagggaaagggaaagagaaagagaaagagaaagagagagaagactCGGCTATGAAAGAGACGACTGAACCAGCAATAGATAAAGACTCCAGCGAACCTCTGGAAGAGATACAGATACTGGAACTCCACTCTCGCAACCCAATTATATCCTACAGAGGCCGAGTGTTTGAGGGCCAGTGGGCAGAAGTAATCGGGACAGAAGCGATTTTAGCAGATCGTGAGGCCAAAGATGCCGCCCAGCTACCTGctcttcgccatcttcctGGCGGTGTAGATATCCTTGGAGCCAGCTCCTCACGTATCCTGACCACTGAAAAGACGTTAAAGCCCAAAGTGGCACAAGAGGACTCGTTAAAGGCTATTCGTGAGGAGTGGAACATTCGCATCCCCCCTGGGAAAGATAGGACGGGCGAGAGGGCGCAGCAGTTGCGCTTCCTAGAGAATCTCATCGCcctcaagaagaaaaggggggacgaagatgaagttACCGTTTATGCGATGGATGGCGCTGGAAAGGATTTTGATGACAGAAAGGGTCCTGACTTCAAACCTCGCAGAAAAAAGCCCAGTCTTGGTGTGGAACAAAGCAATGGTGCTAGTCAGAGTGACAGAGGGGAACGTCGATATACAAGACGGAGCCAGGGCCGCCGGGGAGGCAGACGAAGGCGAGCTTCTGCTGTCAGAGGCatagcagccgcagcagcagatagGGGCGTTTTCCCAACTCCCGACTCAACTACGCTATCTACACCGACGCCGAGCCACTGGGATGAACTTTTGGGAATACAgggcgacgaagatgataaCAATAATGACAGCCTCAGTGACATCGATGAGGACAGCGATGAATCGGCAAGAATGCGTACTGGCTTTGatggcgaagatgaagatgacgacgaagttgaagatgaggatgaggatgatgatgaagacgacggaGATGTGATAATGCTTGGCTAG
- a CDS encoding uncharacterized protein (EggNog:ENOG41~TransMembrane:1 (i7-28o)), which translates to MYWVRRFTYLTVPVLLIIFVATYLPVLLDPTSRGPESRARDRLWVSSSPYFWDRQACRWISLCGLHHLRRDPAVLPPIFEEDPEDELRVELRKRMDVTWEEDAELHGLGSRKAKRDLKRNPQERRKILKEVPQYVIDHAPLVHLYSGEQFWPSDIREHIQHMIVTIDHKRLNTTENVTLHNLQSLNRFDNHMVTLHSLEDVESRPKWLHSHDNLPNPFDDPDASTPPPRGSGRKPHNEPDTWFDTDKKHPVHRISDPRRKNKPAYAPTPSPGKEQQRIIPRGHKPDADGYSKAPATLVLVDKGSGIVDAFWFFFYSYNLGQTVLGLRFGNHVGDWEHCMVRFQNGEPRGIFFSEHEGGQAYAWEAIEKRGVRPVIYSAVGSHAMYALPGPHPYVLPFKMLKDVTDKGPLWDPALNNYAYFYDYTLENPEDTIEHEDSIGAKGLTHDTHSFVPAASNPDAPTTWLHYQGRWGDETYTLADPRQWRLFGQYHYVTGPSGPKFKNLERQTLCPARTCRLLYEIDPKGTWY; encoded by the coding sequence ATGTACTGGGTGCGACGATTCACCTACCTGACGGTGCCGGTGCTACTCATTATCTTTGTGGCTACTTACCTCCCCGTTCTCCTCGATCCAACAAGTAGAGGACCTGAGAGTCGCGCTCGCGATCGACTTTGGGTTAGCAGTAGCCCATACTTCTGGGATCGCCAAGCATGCCGATGGATAAGCTTGTGTGGTCTGCACCACCTGCGGAGGGACCCTGCCGTGCTCCCGCCCATCTTCGAAGAAGACCCTGAAGACGAGCTAAGAGTAGAACTGCGAAAACGTATGGACGTTACGTGGGAGGAAGATGCTGAACTCCACGGCTTAGGAAGCCGGAAAGCCAAGAGGGACTTGAAGAGGAATCCGCAGGAGCGTCGCAAGATCCTCAAGGAAGTTCCCCAATATGTTATCGATCATGCCCCGTTAGTGCACCTCTACTCTGGCGAGCAGTTTTGGCCTTCAGACATTCGCGAGCATATCCAACACATGATTGTCACAATCGACCACAAGCGTTTGAACACGACCGAGAATGTGACGCTGCATAACTTGCAGAGCCTCAACCGCTTCGATAATCATATGGTCACTCTTCACAGCCTGGAGGACGTTGAATCTCGCCCCAAGTGGCTTCACAGCCATGACAACCTGCCAAACCCCTTTGATGACCCCGATGCTTCTACACCACCTCCTCGAGGAAGTGGTAGGAAACCACATAACGAGCCCGACACTTGGTTCGACACAGACAAGAAGCATCCTGTCCATCGTATCTCTGATCCTCGAAGGAAAAACAAACCCGCATATGCCCCTACACCTAGTCCCGGCAAAGAACAGCAACGGATAATTCCGCGCGGCCACAAACCAGATGCCGATGGCTATTCCAAAGCGCCGGCTACCCTCGTTCTGGTGGATAAAGGCTCGGGCATTGTTGATGCTTTctggtttttcttttacagcTACAATCTAGGGCAAACTGTGCTTGGCCTACGATTCGGAAACCATGTGGGTGACTGGGAGCATTGCATGGTGCGCTTCCAGAATGGAGAACCCCgcggcatcttcttttctgagCACGAGGGTGGCCAGGCTTACGCATGGGAGGCCATTGAAAAGCGCGGCGTGAGGCCCGTCATATACTCGGCTGTTGGCTCCCATGCCATGTATGCTCTGCCCGGTCCGCACCCTTACGTTCTGCCCTTCAAAATGCTAAAGGATGTTACGGATAAGGGCCCCCTATGGGATCCTGCGCTTAATAACTATGCTTATTTCTACGATTACACCCTCGAGAACCCCGAAGACACCATCGAGCACGAGGATAGCATTGGAGCGAAGGGACTGACGCACGACACCCACAGCTTCGTCCCCGCCGCGTCCAATCCGGATGCGCCGACTACGTGGCTGCACTATCAGGGCCGTTGGGGTGATGAGACTTACACCCTAGCTGATCCTCGCCAATGGCGCCTCTTTGGCCAGTATCATTATGTTACAGGACCCAGTGGACCTAAGTTCAAGAATCTCGAGCGGCAAACCCTATGCCCAGCGAGAACTTGCCGTCTACTATATGAGATTGATCCCAAGGGTACTTGGTACTAA